In Macadamia integrifolia cultivar HAES 741 chromosome 13, SCU_Mint_v3, whole genome shotgun sequence, one DNA window encodes the following:
- the LOC122059304 gene encoding uncharacterized protein LOC122059304 has translation MMASQRWCSLSLLFFIFIFVIRPSTARPEKENPLLELSRAEFVEMAGYGEDKLSSVLVTGSVLCEVFVDGDSEPHTRPVSGATVEVKCNSIRQKMEADSTALTDKYGDFVVDLPSQLHAIPNLEKACTLSALDLPKTSPCNQVFVMMPIGIRLASIGNGIRTYTAETITFRQPQTSDLNKKKVLKK, from the exons atgatggctTCTCAGCGTTGGTGCAGcttatctcttttgtttttcatcttcatctttgtcATAAGACCATCGACGGCGAGACCGGAGAAGGAGAACCCGCTCTTGGAACTGTCGCGAGCGGAGTTTGTAGAAATGGCTGGCTATGGAGAAGACAAGCTCTCCTCTGTCCTTGTGACAGGTTCGGTTCTTTGTGAGGTCTTTGTGGATGGAGACTCTGAACCTCATACAAGGCCTGTCTCAG GTGCAACAGTAGAAGTTAAATGCAACAGTATAAGGCAAAAAATGGAGGCAGATAGCACAGCATTGACAGACAAGTATGGAGATTTCGTCGTGGACCTTCCTTCCCAACTCCATGCAATTCCAAATTTGGAAAAGGCATGTACTCTGAGTGCTCTTGACCTACCAAAAACCTCTCCCTGCAACCAGGTTTTTGTAATGATGCCTATAGGAATAAGATTAGCATCAATTGGTAATGGCATCCGCACTTACACCGCTGAAACAATAACATTTCGTCAGCCTCAAACTTCAGATCTGAACAAAAAGAAAGTCTTGAAGAAATGA
- the LOC122059227 gene encoding heavy metal-associated isoprenylated plant protein 7-like, translated as MGEENKEEEKKEEEKKEEGSTEAEKKKEVDEKKAEEPQEIVLKVYMHCEACARKIVKTLKGFEGVEEVVTDYKCDKVIVKGKTADPIKVCERVQKKSGRKVELISPLPKPPEEEKKEESPPEKKDEPPPVVTVTLKVYMHCEACAQVLQKRIRKIEGVESVATDVSNDQVMVKGVVDPEKLVENVYKRTRKQASIVKDEEKKEEEKKEEEKKEEEDKGEKKEEKESKGEEDNKADVKKFEYYGPKYHMEYYYPYPPDQIFSDENPNACSVM; from the exons ATGGGTGAA gaaaacaaagaagaggaaaagaaggaagaggagaagaaagaggaaggaagcaCAGAagcagagaaaaagaaagaagtggATGAGAAGAAGGCAGAAGAGCCTCAAGAGATCGTCCTCAAAGTTTACATGCATTGCGAGGCTTGTGCAAGGAAGATTGTCAAAACCCTCAAAGGATTTGAAG GGGTTGAGGAAGTGGTGACAGATTACAAGTGTGATAAGGTAATAGTGAAGGGAAAGACAGCTGACCCTATAAAGGTATGCGAGAGAGTACAGAAGAAGAGCGGAAGAAAAGTGGAGCTTATTTCACCTTTGCCCAAACCTCccgaggaggagaagaaagaagagtcTCCTCCAGAGAAGAAGGATGAG CCTCCTCCTGTTGTCACAGTCACATTGAAAGTATACATGCACTGTGAAGCTTGTGCTCAAGTTTTGCAGAAGCGAATCAGAAAGATTGAAG GAGTTGAATCTGTAGCTACAGACGTCTCAAATGATCAAGTGATGGTAAAGGGTGTTGTAGACCCGGAGAAGCTTGTGGAGAATGTGTACAAGAGGACTAGGAAACAAGCTTCTAttgtgaaagatgaagaaaagaaggaagaagagaagaaggaagaagagaagaaggaagaggaggataaaggagagaaaaaagaagagaaggaaagcaAGGGGGAAGAGGATAATAAAGCTGATGTCAAGAAATTTGAGTATTATGGTCCCAAATACCACATGGAGTACTACTATCCATACCCTCCTGATCAGATTTTCAGTGATGAGAACCCAAATGCTTGCTCTGTGATGTAG